From the Lactuca sativa cultivar Salinas chromosome 9, Lsat_Salinas_v11, whole genome shotgun sequence genome, the window GTCAAGTTCATCGACTTCTTATGTTGTGTGCCTGGGCTGTTTTTGCAATTTTTTTATGCTGATGGATTAGTTTGTAGTTTtattattctatcagaatattttATACTTGTATGCAAGTTGGATGTAGAAGGTAAAAGTAGGTTTGAAAATAAAATTCTTTTGGAATGAATATCTTTACGTAGTATATagtatttttgaaagaaaatatgaTATAATGAATACTTGTATACTACCATAAGTAGTAAAGCATTTttgttaaaatgaaaataaatctTAAAATGTTTGATAGAAGTTGTATAACTTGCTGTAAGTAAGGAAACTAATGAGTTTATACAAATGATGGAATGAATATTTGTATTACGTGATATGATTATTTTTAAGtaataagaaaatataaatatTGTTAGATTAATTTACAATGCCATCGTCACTAGCAATGAAGGTGAATACTTTATTAAATGACGTAAAAGATAACATTGAATGTGAACCGACAAAATTAAAATGAAATGTCCTTCTACTAAAACCAATAAAAAACAATCAATGAAATTATTTCTTGGTGTTCTTTAAAGGACAATTTATTTTGTCATGATGAACCATCTGTTTACATGTAGCACACTTCCTCTTAGCTTTCGAGATTTCTTTCTCGATCATCTCTTTTGTAGATTTTAATCTTTTCCCACAACTATCGGATCCTTTGTTACGAATATCTGTAGGATTCTGAATGTCGCTAACATCATATACTACATCAGGACATACTACGCCTAGAAGCTTCTTGAACTATTCTGCTTTATTCATTACATCATGAGTTGGACAATCGTCTAcgaatttttttttcaacttattCTACTCGTCAAGGTATAACTTTAACTTAGCTGCATCATGGCTTAAAAAAGACACACAACGGTCAATGGTTGAAAAAATATCAATAGCAGTCATGTCGGAATTAGAATCGTCAAAAGAACTATTGAAGCGTCTTTTCAGTAATTCTGTTGGAATAACATCCCTGTGCCAACGTTTCAAAATGTACTTTTCAGGAATTTGTTCAATGCCATAAAACTTAAACACACAGTATATGTATCTACATAAGATCCCTACATGTTCAAAATGCATACAAGTACATCTGAATGAACCATCTATGGTTGAGTGTGTGACCTGGAATATATAAGATGATTAGTGAGTATGTTTAAGTTGTAAGTTTTTAGTGTTTAAATTTGAATGATAGAATGACAATTAAAGTGAAAAAAAATATACCGTGTATTCAGTATCCCTTATAAGACAATCGTAATTGTattcctcatctttttcatccACATCGAGATCATTTGTTTGCCTAGTGCATATGTTGTTTTTTTTCTCCAAAACAATAACTGTGTCAACACCGTTGGAAGATATCACATTTTTTGGAAACAATTATCTTCAGCTCTTGATATCTCTTTCTGAACCTGATAAAAAATCTTGCGCATGTATACATTTGAAGCATGAGGTTCATTCGGACTACGGGTAATGAATTTAGGAAAAGTGGTGGCAGTATTCAAATCATTTAGAATTTGGTTATGTATTTGTCGTTCCATGACTGATTCAAATGTCGTCATAAACATGATAAGATACGAATCGGTTAATGTGGTGGTTTGAAATGACCAATTCTGAATTTAAGACAACGATGTAGTTCGCATAAGACCAGACATTGGAATGTGCTTGAAAAATGTGGGGATCCAAGATGTTTGCAAACCATACATAGTATTCAGCCAACTGTTGTCTATAATTTTAAACTCATCCAACATCATACGCCATACATTCTCGAATTCATGTGGTTCCAGCTTAGAATTCCAAATTATAGAGTGAAAACgttttcgaaatttttgattggtcGCTGCATCTTCAATTGATAAAATCTGTATAAAATGAAATTTCATGAGGATGAGTATAGTTTAAGAGTTGAAGTAATTGATTCTATTAGAATATGAGAAAATAATTGTAGAATCATAACATaaagtaataataatattcaTTTGATGCATACCTTATTTAGCAACTTCTTTGTTATATGCCACATACATAACCTATGATGTGCAAACGGGAAAACCTTATCTATAGCTTTTTTCAAAGCTGGATCTTGGTCAGATATAACCAATTGAGGTTGTTTTCTAAAAGCTTTCAAAAAAGCCCTAAGCAACCATTCATAAGAAACTCCATCTTCTTTACTTAAAAGACCAGCACCAAATGTTACACACTTTTTGTGGTTATCGATGCCGGTGAATGGAACAAAAACCATATCATAcctattttgaaaataaaatattagttTACATAAATGAAAACAATGAAATTGTTATTGTAAAAGTATTAAAGGTTAGAAATACTTATTCATACTGAATGTGGCGTCGAGTGATAGAACGTCTCCGAAAGAATTGTAGTTATGCTTTGCTGTTTCGTCAGCCCAGAATAAAGCATTCAATCTTTTGTTCAACACTTTATACTCAAAAGTAAATGATGGGACATTTTTCTTCCTGTCATTCATCTTGTCAACAAGGAATTTCGCGTCCCTCCCACCTATGTAACAATTAAGATTTCTCCTAGCATTGTTGAAATCAGAAACCAATCCACCTCGAACAGAAGGACCGACCTGAATAGCACTATACAGTCTATGTTTTGacaaattatgaatgaaaatttCCTGGGAATAATCAAGTTTTCTCTTTGAACGAGATAAGTACATATTGCTCTTGCTAAACAACTCGTGATTATGTTGCTCGACAAAATCACTCACGACATATTTAAGAGTATCGGGAATTATTTCTAAAACAACTTTCGTTTTACAATTCCTCCTAAAtaaatctttccttctttgagtcTTTTTATGCTCAATGTCCAGAGTATCTACTTTACTAGTATTTGGATTACCTTCCCGATTGCATACAAGATGTCTATTCGTAATAATcccatttttctttttttgtacTCTTCCAAGTCTAACATCAAAACCACATTCTAATGCATAGTTTCTATACATTGTTACTGCTTCACCATATGAATTAAATTTTGATGTAACTTTTGGTTTGATATCGTCTGAAACTATAGGGGTCCAATACAAGGTTCCACCAGGAGAAACGTAATCATGTGTAACATGTGGTTGTCCTGTttaaacatagcaaataaaaaattattctgaaagaattatataaatattattttgaaataattttatttttcttgtaaaaatttCAATATCCTGAACTCAATTTATTACCTTCACTGAAATCAATATTTACCTCTGTATCTTCATCAACGAAGTGATTTTCGTCTTCTGCATGATTTGCATCCTttatatgtcatcgatgaaaataTTAACATTTAATATTAAACTTGTTTGTTAAAATATAGAATCTGAAAACAATGAAAAATTAAACAGTATATTCAAAAACTCACCTAAATTAGGATTATTGCTTTCTCCTATTTGAAATACGCCATCATATAGTGTATCATTATCAGGAAAATCGAAATCTTCAATTCTATTGTCATCATCACTAGCCAAATAATGTTCCTCATAAATATGATTATTGACATCTGGTTCTTGATCGCCCATAACTAAGAAATTTCGATAGTGTTTGTATATGCTTTGGAagttgaaaaaataaaatattataaattgTCATACAAAATAAATAAGGATGAAAACGGATTCTATGCAAATTAAAATGCTTGATATTAGGGATCACTGATAAAAAAATGATTCTGATTTGATTGTTTTTTAGAACATGATAAAGATAATAATATTCATAAGATACTATATTCACATTCCAAATGTAAAAAATACCAACAACACATTAAAGTAATCACTTtacaatattattatttattttaaaaaaaaattacacaatATTTTATTAATGACATAATTCTATTAGAATGATATATCAATATGGATTATAAAACCCTGCATATTATCAGAATGACATAATTCTATCAGACTACATTACCAATATGACTTATAAAACTTATCAATTTGTGTTACCTCGAATCAATGCACGCATTGAATATCATTCTGAAAGAACTGTATAGCAATATGGCTAACAAAAAGGTTTACTATGTGTTATCTCCAAATCAATCTACAAGAATATTATAGTAATATGGTGCTGAAGACAATTAACTCTTAAACTGTTTAAGTTCAATTATTTGTATTGCTCATTGtttacaatatatattttttgacaTTATGTGATTTGAATTTATGAAACATCATACTTATTTTATGAAATATAATGAACATTATTTTTTGACATTATGTTGGAATGAGAACTGAAGTGTTTTCATCTGATATTCTGTTGGAATGATATACTGTATGATCCTAAGAAACATAAATATACCAGAAACCACATACATCTTATTAGTTGTAAAAATAATAGCTAAAGGAAAacacctagaattcatcaaacgaTAATTTTATTACACTGAACTGAAActtgataatatcatataattcatcaaaaacatacttttattttACTGAAATCaaagaaaataatatataaaaacgaCTAATTTGATGAATTTCTTGTAGTTCTATTCTTTCTTCAATCCAAAAGGATAGTTCCTGCTATCATGACCAAATCTAAAACATTTTTTACCTCTTCTttttttcttcacaacttcattcACCGGGTTATTGGGATCATTGACATTACCCAAATCCTTCCCGGGATTTTGATCTTCATTTTCCTGGAAGATTATCAGATTTGATACATATGTATATGTAAAAACAGTAAAAGGGTGTGTGGGGGACGTTTCAAAAATATATTCATTATCATAGAGAGATGTTGTTAGTAATGTATGAATACATGGTTCCAATTTCCAGTATGAGCATCCATCGATTGTGTAAAACAAATTGATCAGCAACTAATGGGATTGACAATTGTGTTCTGTGAGGGGGGACGTTTGCATCGagtatataaataaaattatattaatgATAACTAAATCAATCATAAATCATTGCCTAATATAATGGGATAAGAATCAGACAAAATAAAGAATTTAAATGAAAGAtaccacactgttaactgttttaccgagtatgatgctataaatggttttctaaaatgtttccaCTTATTCAAAtctcttacttatattgttttatcaatgtTTCATTTACAAATGATTTATGAGAGTTTTCCAAAGGATTTcgaaaggttttcaaacttattttacaacagAATACCCTGTCGtgattttctcaagaataaaagttttcttccatgttttaatACTCCTTCTTAGTTAAAGTTCCTACTTGATAACACTTTCACTTTGTGATGCATTTATACCTGTTATTACctatacttcacttatacttgtgaTAGTTTATACCTGTTAgatgctcttacttcacttgttgtcacttccacttcgtgatacacttataccagttaacgcttatacttcacgatccggttattccacactgtacggttatacatcacgatttggttattccacactgtttgGTTATTCATCACGATACGATTAATCCACACTGTACACGTATACTTCGCGATCCGGTTATTCCatacgattcggttatacttcacgatatgattccacttgttacacactcaagcgtagttagatgtatgtctgtgcttgtttagatgcatataagtaatgattgaaggacttaggaaggcttgttcgtcctatttccttttcttcgttgagatgtggtctggtgggatcggatgtccatccgaaggttgtttgattcattagttatatattatgtacacaagcatagacatatgggtttactttagtcagttcagttatgagtctctaccccTAGTTCAACATTgtattggaaacacactacccactatttgggatgcatcttcgggacacggccttctccattgtctagttggtaaccagagtctgctgtagggagagcggacattgtgtgtatacatctatacgggattgatacccccgcaccctgactgctagctacagtccacggcctaccaagccaaggggtgacaaatgtcatattctctagacgcttgtagggcgtcaggtactctagtgtcggttagtatggttacgagtatcccaagttaccttataattcatggccttaaggtaatggtttttcaccagcaatttacactgtatgttggaacccactctcggagtcacactgttttagaccttgttagacgtatcattcatttgatactgtctggggtctgtattcactgtattcactataTTCACCgtattcactattttagaccttgctagacgtctCATTCAGTTGATAttttctggggtctgtgttcactgttttagacctacTAGCTGTACCTtccatttggtaccgtctggggtctttgtctctttctgttagactgagccaggcgtgtcgttcattcgatactctcctggagtctatgattccttttgctttagtcagcagtcctcactgctgaggcatatgttattttccctgatattctcgaACTTTCTTAAaaagaaaatcctgtattttgaaaatgaaagtgtttaagggaaaactactttttaccacataactctgaccagtcttggtagaagactgaattttaaatagaaaatataggattttctggaaaggacactatttcactgtatacttgaaaactactacttatataaatttatttgaataaaatgtcactaaatgcttatgaactcaccagcatttgtaaaaatgttgatactcgcttttcaaataacttgtattctcaggtcagctttagacaggtacattcccggagttattgatgaagatagcttagtaccaagctatacttatattattacatGTAATAcctttatgtattgttatgtaaaccatgtaaaactattactattaatgcaatgtcttattgtactttgattactataatgcatgtgttgtgatacttgatatgatgtcatccaccccagaacgtttccgctgttccgtttttggggtgtgacagattggtatcagagcattttttattgtgagctaagtatatcaattcataaaagatatacagcctataaatacaaagggataaaacactctgaccaagaattatactttaaaatataaccatattttaccaaagtataagaacatccagaatctaaacacccgaacaaaagtatcacaagaagaacaataataaaagtcttcggatgttgaacattaccgtcaaacctgggcagttatgtaatcgtaagctggaataaatgtaacctgatcaactacatttattcgagatgcgatgaacgtgtgcttgggagtgatagtggtgttgcaacaggtctgaaacttaccaactaggaatgctagagccaaacataaagtcaaaatactataggagtattttggaacactaaaagattcacactaatcccagaaccatattcagaagataagaaccaaacaagaagttaaaataccataggggtattttaggatccataactaaccttgtgtgaagaactaaaaagatccttattgatatacctacaattatagAGAGTGTACTCCcaaagttatatataataaggatcccatagtctaagaatgtgtggtttcgctctacttccttttcctcgttaggatgtggatatagagtagtatcacatattcgaaggcctatcggatctaagctatatatgatttgtataccctgtgtaatagtagcaggactcaatatggatcactcagtgaaatgttaataatctcttaggattctttagacatttctgTTCTCGCACGAAGCCTGTAGAAAACCCtctccacttcagtgcttgacagaagagttgatgcagacccggaagaggttcattgagaaaatttcatgttcggaaataaatgaactgggtcgagactattgaaatcaccaagtgcctatatcatTTTAGGGACATCgatgagaaattcgcctaaacttccgagattcctAGTCATCcaccatgaagtgatgacacccagagtcggaatcagaaggaaggcggagtagaaattcaatatgtccatacgaggagagaaccctaggtaactacccgaatgaagccaacgccgattccagtcaaagatacgaggcagatagagggagccagtacatggaacccaagaagtgtcttaccctcgtgttcgtcacactaatacacccataaaataatacaatatattgagttagtgattacaccactcacgctatgtgttaggtaaatcgtcgtttcccgttgccagtaacacgattagagcggattcccgcacctctattgagaatATCTAGCCGTAAGCCTTCATAAGCCACTCTTTCCGCGATTTTCGTTCTGaaccgttctcaaatctttccagacCGGAGAGtggaacctttcccagtataaaggtcatgtagtaggaacgactcgcatcttatggcctttttccgatactcacactcctaccttgattaccaggactacatcatagggatgtaggtcgacactcagacaaccagtacccaaggcacgggaaaaatttatgcctaatacagtcaggacagatatgtccagggttagccatcgtctctcattatcatgtattcctttccgtgtaggaaaaaccatgcctccgaagaagcgtaaccagtccacaagcaagaaacctcctctcttattcgatgaagctacgttccaagctgcagtctcggcagccgtagcagctgtcatggctcacctgaatgctaacaacgccaatgttagcaagggccctatcgggaatcccgatcctagcgatggacagcagcaaccaacccctgcatacccagccacccaagaacctcaactgattccactaaagagaaaactcaagatcgaggagggaggtacctcggctcaaggaccttccggagggcaacgagctgaggcagtcaatacccctgtccatccttccctcctgacttcaaaaagaccatacctaggaaaccttccccactacgGAAAGTGTAGCTACAatcatcatggtatatgtcgggaaatcttatgtgctaggtgcaacatgaaggcgcatactgctcgcgtatgcagaactccggtggagcgtattgcattaatcaccaatgtgacgaccaatccagtctgccatctatgtggtgagattggacacttcaaaagggattgcccaactgaagaaaacaacaaggacacaggaggatcttaactctactgcttagggagaagcattaAGGAACCCGaaagattttggtacgtctctccaTCTCAGATAAcaaactgaaaacattaaaaggctaattcaaaagtaaatacttccccattaaggcgaaagtcgcagaactgttataaaatttaaaattcatcaggtaaaactataatggctaaacatatacgttacgaccatgtatagttaagatggatagacctagagtgagtgaatgctgcctcatttcctgttcctcgtttggttgtggatttagggcggagtcgctcagtcaacagtcctccccaccttaattatacatgactagtatatgttaggcgattatagaaatgcctcatgAAAATCCatccatgaaaaggtactctacttggaaaacacttaggactctctatagttccgcgtcgactctatcggtccaagtatccgcggcagcgatacacaggacgaaaccttagacgcctagaacttgtgtgcctgatcGGCGTatgactctatcgaccctcactttatatcatgtcgaggtatgccaacttcgacgactctattgatcatggttcgacttcgtgcaaccatgggtacttccttagtgctgtgtaaaaagaactttctccgtagccatgtcggcaaataaaggttcttcagAACCTAAGCATAATACAAATAaacaaacctaatgcgatccgtcagtcgtccctcttacCTCAAACTTTCCGAAGTACCCGGAGAAGGGTACCGTGCGCTGTTGACCGGCCTCTCTTAGTCATATGGAATCCGAAGCGAAAGACTCTGCAAGATACTCCAGAAGATAATAACCCGAAGCACACTTCATAGACTccctagaaagacccttcgcaccttgcacatcaggttcgtgaacccagaggatagaactcatgggactgaccactataaccaggtatatgcataaagatggtatatagttgagatcaaaaaaatttaagatgtgtgcttcctccctactccctgttcctcattggtttgtgggtctggggtggagtcgcacaactaaaCATcatgccgacctcaattatatatggCCTAGATACACCatgtattagtggttaagccaagtatgagctctaccacgaacctcatagtaaagcccttcatcctattccataaaataggagctggagtcaagagaaccgttgcgggttgagctactataatgacacaaatccgaaatttgtggtcataccggttaagcccacatagtagctaacaccctcagttggtaaagagATTAAAGTTTCGAGTGAtgggaacctatactcactagatttgacctaggccgagaaaactcagaacctatGGAAGAGTAGTTACAGTAGATgcccgcactactcaggcacttcgtccaccctgttacagACAAGTAGTGCCTATAACCCTCCACCCTCTCGTATGGAGGAAATCCTCGTCGCCccgtagacgatagacttcattccccaaagtaaacactagaataccgagaaccacaggataaacTCCGCAGCcaggaatacttgatcaaagtgcgaaagtagttgcattaaccctcatgacccagatcccgaagagattatagacttgacaccagctttggtgttagtcgaggggttatgcaggagcatgcgaTTTCCACACTAGAATATGCCAAAGACTTAGAGATTCATGGGACTAtaaggtgttccacgaatactatctcacgcagaaatagtagaaccacctcccgagatagtccaacactcgcctggtgaaaccctatctccccgaccctgagggtttccgtatctcaagattcgttagtgcaggttcattttgcacgagcttgagatagacactctacaacaAGCAGATAACCGTAGATACGCAACCCgtccgatgatctagaaaacctctaaaggccaattgacaggaaacgcgaacccaaggacaacccgagcttcctaagaaccaacctgaaggactacactcccagtatgagagaacgttgggaacttcggaatggcgatcacgccagtgatgatcttgccatagaagtacactatgttctaagtactgaaaagctctacccttccgagagcttaggaccatctgagaatcctcacagagatttggtccaaccctcgtcaacccactactactttcggatattccacaagtttcacacccgatcgatccacttcttagactcgaT encodes:
- the LOC111916933 gene encoding protein FAR1-RELATED SEQUENCE 5-like, producing the protein MDAHTGNWNHENEDQNPGKDLGNVNDPNNPVNEVVKKKRRVMGDQEPDVNNHIYEEHYLASDDDNRIEDFDFPDNDTLYDGILYFNKQDANHAEDENHFVDEDTEVNIDFSEGQPHVTHDYVSPGGTLYWTPIVSDDIKPKVTSKFNSYGEAVTMYRNYALECGFDVRLGRVQKKKNGIITNRHLVCNREGNPNTSKVDTLDIEHKKTQRRKDLFRRNCKTKVVLEIIPDTLKYVVSDFVEQHNHELFSKSNMYLSRSKRKLDYSQEIFIHNLSKHRLYSAIQVGPSVRGGLVSDFNNARRNLNCYIGGRDAKFLVDKMNDRKKNVPSFTFEYKVLNKRLNALFWADETAKHNYNSFGDVLSLDATFSMNKYDMVFVPFTGIDNHKKCVTFGAGLLSKEDGVSYEWLLRAFLKAFRKQPQLVISDQDPALKKAIDKVFPFAHHRLCMWHITKKLLNKILSIEDAATNQKFRKRFHSIIWNSKLEPHEFENNWSFQTTTLTDSYLIMFMTTFESVMERQIHNQILNDLNTATTFPKFITRSPNEPHASNVYMRKIFYQVQKEISRAEDNFIVLEKKNNICTRQTNDLDVDEKDEEYNYDCLIRDTEYTVTHSTIDGSFRCTCMHFEHVGILCRYIYCVFKFYGIEQIPEKYILKRWHRDVIPTELLKRRFNSSFDDSNSDMTAIDIFSTIDRCVSFLSHDAAKLKLYLDE